One genomic segment of Pandoraea thiooxydans includes these proteins:
- the acnA gene encoding aconitate hydratase AcnA, translating into MAHNLHKTLKEFDIGGKKKGQFYSLPQLGKALGVDVSRLPVSIRIVLESVLRNCDGKKVTEEHVKQLANWKPTANRVDEIPFVVARVVLQDFTGVPLLADLAAMRNVADRMGKNPKRIEPLVPVDLVVDHSVQIDHFREKKALDLNMKIEFQRNNERYQFMKWGMQAFDTFGVVQPGFGIVHQVNLEYLARGVHKKNNVYYPDTLVGTDSHTTMINGIGVVGWGVGGIEAEAGMLGQPVYFLTPDVVGVELKGRLREGVTATDLVLTITEMLRREKVVGKFVEFFGEGTASLALPDRATIGNMAPEYGATMGFFPVDEKTIEYFEGTGRTKAEIAAFEAYFKAQKLFGIPKAGQIDYTKVVTLDLGTVAPSLAGPKRPQDRIEITNVKQTFTDLFSKPVAENGFNKNPADLAQAYTAANGVDLKSGDVLIAAITSCTNTSNPSVLLAAGLLAKKAVEAGLKVAPHIKTSLAPGSRVVTKYLEAAGLLPYLEKLGFGVTAYGCTTCIGNAGDLLPEFNEAITKNDIVAAAVLSGNRNFEARIHPNIRANFLASPPLVVAYAIAGNVTRDLMTEPVGKGKGGKDIYLGDIWPTSEEVHKLLKFAMNAKTFKANYEEVKKPSPLWAKIKGSNGQVYDWPSSTYIAEPPFFEGFEMEPSDDIAPIKGARALGVFGDSVTTDHISPAGSIKETSPAGKWLLENGVLKADFNSYGSRRGNHEVMMRGTFANVRIKNLMIPPTADGSRVEGGLTIHQPSGEQMSIYDAAMKYVGSDTPTVIFGGEEYGTGSSRDWAAKGTQLLGVKAVVARSFERIHRSNLVGMGVLPLQFKGDDSVDSLGITGAETYDIEGLSSDLKPQQDVTLVIHRKNGETKRVSLLLRIDTPIEVDYYKHGGILPFVLRQLLVA; encoded by the coding sequence ATGGCCCATAACCTCCACAAAACACTCAAAGAGTTCGATATCGGCGGCAAAAAGAAAGGTCAGTTTTATTCTTTGCCTCAGCTGGGCAAGGCCCTCGGCGTCGACGTCTCGCGCCTGCCGGTATCGATCCGCATCGTGCTGGAATCGGTGTTGCGCAACTGCGACGGCAAAAAGGTCACGGAAGAACACGTCAAGCAACTTGCCAACTGGAAGCCGACGGCCAATCGTGTCGATGAAATTCCGTTCGTGGTCGCGCGCGTGGTGCTGCAGGACTTCACTGGCGTGCCGCTGCTGGCCGACCTGGCCGCCATGCGCAACGTGGCCGATCGCATGGGCAAGAATCCGAAGCGGATCGAACCCCTGGTGCCCGTCGACCTGGTGGTCGATCACTCCGTGCAAATCGATCATTTCCGCGAGAAAAAAGCGCTCGATCTGAACATGAAGATCGAATTCCAGCGCAATAACGAGCGTTACCAATTCATGAAGTGGGGCATGCAGGCGTTCGACACGTTCGGCGTGGTGCAACCCGGCTTCGGCATCGTCCACCAGGTCAACCTCGAGTACCTGGCACGCGGCGTGCACAAGAAGAACAACGTCTACTACCCGGATACGCTGGTCGGCACCGACAGCCACACCACCATGATCAACGGCATCGGCGTGGTTGGCTGGGGCGTGGGCGGTATCGAGGCCGAGGCCGGCATGCTGGGCCAGCCGGTCTATTTCCTGACGCCCGACGTGGTCGGCGTGGAACTCAAAGGCCGGTTGCGCGAGGGCGTGACCGCCACCGACCTGGTACTGACGATCACCGAAATGCTGCGCCGCGAGAAAGTCGTCGGCAAATTTGTCGAATTCTTCGGTGAAGGCACGGCGAGCCTCGCCCTGCCCGATCGCGCAACGATCGGCAACATGGCGCCGGAATACGGTGCGACCATGGGTTTCTTCCCGGTCGACGAAAAAACCATCGAATACTTCGAGGGCACTGGCCGTACCAAGGCCGAAATCGCCGCATTCGAGGCCTATTTCAAGGCCCAGAAGCTGTTCGGCATTCCCAAGGCCGGGCAAATCGATTACACCAAGGTAGTCACGCTCGACCTCGGCACCGTCGCACCTTCGCTGGCCGGCCCGAAACGTCCGCAAGATCGCATCGAGATCACCAACGTCAAGCAGACGTTTACCGACCTGTTCAGCAAGCCGGTCGCCGAGAACGGTTTCAATAAAAACCCGGCTGACCTCGCGCAGGCCTACACGGCCGCCAACGGCGTCGACTTGAAGAGCGGCGACGTGCTGATCGCCGCCATCACGTCCTGCACCAATACGTCGAATCCGAGCGTGTTGCTGGCCGCCGGCCTGCTGGCCAAGAAGGCCGTCGAAGCCGGCTTGAAAGTCGCGCCGCATATCAAGACCTCGCTCGCCCCCGGCAGCCGCGTGGTGACGAAATACCTGGAAGCCGCCGGCCTGCTGCCGTATCTGGAGAAGCTGGGTTTTGGCGTTACCGCTTACGGCTGCACGACCTGCATCGGCAACGCTGGCGATCTGCTGCCCGAATTCAACGAGGCGATCACCAAGAACGACATCGTGGCCGCGGCGGTGCTCTCCGGCAACCGCAACTTCGAGGCACGCATTCACCCGAACATCCGTGCCAACTTCCTGGCCTCGCCCCCGCTGGTAGTCGCCTACGCGATCGCCGGCAACGTCACTCGCGACCTGATGACCGAGCCGGTCGGCAAGGGCAAAGGCGGCAAGGATATCTATCTGGGCGACATCTGGCCGACCAGCGAAGAAGTCCACAAGCTGCTCAAATTCGCCATGAACGCCAAAACGTTCAAAGCGAACTACGAAGAAGTCAAGAAGCCGAGCCCGCTGTGGGCCAAGATCAAGGGCTCGAACGGTCAGGTCTACGATTGGCCGAGTTCGACCTACATCGCCGAGCCGCCGTTCTTCGAAGGTTTCGAGATGGAGCCGAGCGACGATATCGCGCCGATCAAGGGTGCCCGCGCACTGGGCGTATTTGGCGATTCCGTGACGACCGACCACATCAGCCCGGCCGGTTCCATCAAGGAAACGTCTCCCGCCGGCAAATGGCTGCTCGAGAACGGCGTACTGAAGGCCGACTTCAACAGCTACGGCTCGCGCCGCGGCAATCATGAAGTCATGATGCGCGGCACATTTGCCAACGTGCGCATCAAGAACCTGATGATTCCGCCGACTGCGGACGGTTCTCGCGTCGAGGGCGGCCTCACGATCCACCAGCCCAGCGGCGAGCAGATGTCGATTTACGACGCTGCAATGAAGTACGTCGGCAGCGATACGCCGACCGTGATCTTCGGTGGCGAGGAATACGGCACCGGCAGTTCGCGCGACTGGGCCGCCAAGGGCACGCAGTTGCTGGGCGTGAAGGCCGTGGTGGCGCGCAGCTTCGAGCGCATCCACCGCTCCAACCTGGTTGGCATGGGCGTGCTGCCGCTGCAGTTCAAGGGCGACGACAGCGTCGATTCGCTCGGCATCACCGGTGCCGAGACCTATGATATCGAAGGGCTCAGCAGCGACCTCAAGCCGCAACAGGACGTGACGCTGGTCATCCATCGCAAGAACGGGGAAACCAAGCGCGTGTCGCTGCTGCTGCGCATCGACACGCCGATCGAAGTCGATTACTACAAGCACGGCGGCATTCTGCCGTTCGTCCTGCGCCAACTGTTGGTTGCCTGA
- a CDS encoding AlkA N-terminal domain-containing protein, which translates to MKLDRTTCYKAVAARDRRFDGWFFVGVSSTGIYCRPVCSVRTPQFANCHFFPSAAAAEKNGFRPCLRCRPELAPGHGIFDAASRLAQAAALLIDDGFLNLADMPQLADRLGITERHLRRIFNVEFGVSPVEYAQTQRRLLAKRLLSDTALPVTEVALAAGFGSIRRFNSLFKQHYGFAPSRLRQRSTSTVQSDTMTFELAYRPPLAWDALLDFLAARAIAPIERVDQRVYRRTLALTVGARRYCGWLVVENVPGRHALKVTLPATLSGAVPQALGKIRRLFDLACRPDVIDLHLGPMAQRLPGMRVPGTVDGFEIALRAIIGQQISVAGARCLLTRLVERFGEPLAAAPAGLTHLFPTAAALADASSGEVQAIGLTQARTATVMAVTQAVATGALRIDPLAPLDETLAALRSIRGIGDWTAQYIAMRGLGWPNAFPAGDLVLQRHFGLSSAKALGVHAEQWAPWRAYAALHAWRQHHEESTA; encoded by the coding sequence ATGAAACTTGACCGGACTACCTGTTACAAAGCTGTCGCCGCGCGTGATCGCCGCTTCGACGGCTGGTTCTTCGTCGGCGTCTCCTCGACCGGCATCTATTGCCGACCGGTTTGCTCGGTGCGCACCCCTCAATTCGCGAACTGCCATTTCTTTCCCAGCGCCGCAGCCGCGGAGAAAAACGGATTTCGGCCATGTTTGCGATGCCGCCCGGAACTGGCCCCCGGCCACGGCATCTTCGATGCCGCGAGTCGTCTCGCACAGGCCGCGGCGCTGCTGATCGACGACGGCTTTCTCAATCTGGCCGACATGCCGCAATTGGCCGACCGGCTGGGCATCACAGAGCGCCATTTGCGACGCATCTTCAACGTCGAGTTCGGCGTCTCACCCGTCGAATATGCGCAAACGCAGCGCAGACTACTGGCCAAGCGCCTGCTCAGCGACACCGCACTGCCGGTGACCGAAGTCGCCCTGGCGGCCGGGTTCGGCAGCATTCGCCGTTTCAACAGCCTGTTCAAGCAACACTACGGCTTCGCGCCCAGCCGTCTGCGCCAGCGCAGCACCTCGACAGTTCAATCCGACACCATGACATTCGAATTGGCCTATCGCCCGCCTCTCGCCTGGGACGCGCTGCTGGATTTTCTGGCGGCCCGCGCCATTGCTCCGATCGAGCGCGTCGACCAGCGAGTCTACCGCCGCACACTGGCGCTCACGGTCGGGGCAAGGCGCTATTGCGGCTGGCTGGTGGTCGAAAACGTTCCTGGCCGCCACGCGCTCAAAGTAACACTGCCGGCCACGCTGTCCGGGGCGGTGCCGCAGGCGCTCGGCAAGATCCGGCGCCTGTTCGATCTGGCGTGTCGGCCGGACGTGATCGACCTGCACCTTGGCCCGATGGCGCAGCGCCTGCCCGGCATGCGCGTGCCGGGTACGGTCGATGGCTTCGAGATCGCGCTGCGCGCGATTATCGGCCAGCAGATTTCCGTGGCGGGCGCGCGCTGCCTGCTAACCCGTCTGGTGGAGCGCTTCGGCGAGCCGCTCGCCGCGGCGCCTGCCGGCTTGACGCACCTATTTCCGACGGCCGCTGCTCTGGCAGATGCGTCAAGCGGTGAAGTTCAGGCCATTGGCCTGACCCAGGCACGCACCGCCACTGTCATGGCGGTGACGCAGGCCGTGGCGACCGGCGCGTTGCGCATCGACCCTTTGGCGCCGCTCGACGAGACCCTGGCAGCCCTGCGATCCATTCGCGGCATCGGCGACTGGACCGCACAATACATCGCGATGCGCGGACTGGGTTGGCCCAACGCATTTCCAGCAGGCGATCTTGTCCTGCAGCGGCATTTTGGCCTGAGCAGCGCCAAAGCCCTTGGCGTCCACGCTGAACAGTGGGCACCCTGGCGCGCCTATGCCGCCTTGCATGCCTGGCGACAACATCATGAGGAGAGCACGGCATGA
- a CDS encoding methylated-DNA--[protein]-cysteine S-methyltransferase, with the protein MIYCESTSTPLGEMLLVSDENHLCGAYFIGQKYFPRIAPTWRQGAGLPVMRQAREELDAFFRGERRQFTVPLKPHGTDFQLRVWRMLAAVPYGATVSYGDLARQLGGARHARAVGSATGRNPLSVIVPCHRVLSASGKLTGYAGGLQRKHALLRLEGIRQDGSV; encoded by the coding sequence ATGATCTATTGCGAGTCGACTTCCACTCCGCTTGGCGAGATGCTGCTCGTGTCCGACGAAAACCATTTGTGCGGCGCCTACTTTATCGGTCAGAAGTACTTCCCGCGAATCGCCCCCACCTGGCGCCAAGGCGCCGGCCTGCCGGTCATGCGGCAGGCGCGCGAGGAACTGGATGCTTTTTTTCGAGGCGAGCGGCGGCAGTTCACGGTACCACTAAAGCCGCACGGCACGGACTTCCAACTTCGAGTGTGGCGAATGCTGGCGGCAGTTCCGTATGGCGCGACCGTCTCCTACGGAGACCTTGCCCGCCAGTTGGGCGGTGCCCGCCACGCCCGCGCCGTGGGCAGCGCCACCGGCCGCAATCCGCTTTCCGTCATCGTGCCATGCCATCGCGTGCTGAGTGCCAGCGGCAAGCTCACCGGATACGCGGGCGGACTTCAGCGCAAGCACGCGCTGCTGCGCCTTGAGGGGATCCGTCAGGACGGATCAGTTTGA
- a CDS encoding DUF2863 family protein: MRSRNAKRLTPDAEKLVGFSLALAASGSRMEDRFWEAQLDELLTRLLRTGNQNALDAALDHLQQNHSDAYGALADLLESQSESAHLTAESAAPDAAARWDALLVAIPVLAWTRYAIPSGPIKEDALGSLKAHLQAHVLAGGARVALAPYIYSIDQLPRTHCETWRLTQSLSQAALQGNAPRLHLGELPETAPILADPRFLLAAVAVPAGTAMFRWQEDGGHRAERGQCQEMWAQQGGPNLATLLPACEFECLLPDAYYASCREADERIRPHTIRTALRYLEDILSLTPAELRAVVAGFGEERIDEYRIGFTTRGSNDVIYGVVWPLYGRESGEAENGLLDEVLNLLKECGITDIRKHPGCFDPEYCDDCGVPLYPDPLGEIVHAEMPDDAEPTPPQFH; this comes from the coding sequence ATGCGCTCTCGTAATGCCAAACGCCTGACCCCCGACGCCGAAAAGCTGGTGGGCTTTTCCCTGGCGCTCGCCGCCTCGGGCAGCCGCATGGAAGACCGCTTCTGGGAGGCGCAGCTCGACGAGTTGCTCACCCGTCTGCTGCGCACCGGCAATCAAAATGCGCTGGACGCTGCACTCGATCATCTGCAGCAAAATCATAGCGACGCCTACGGCGCACTTGCCGATCTGCTCGAATCGCAAAGCGAGTCGGCTCACTTGACGGCTGAGTCCGCCGCGCCCGACGCCGCCGCGCGGTGGGATGCCCTGCTGGTCGCCATACCCGTGCTGGCCTGGACTCGCTATGCCATACCCTCCGGCCCGATCAAGGAGGATGCGCTGGGCAGCTTGAAGGCGCACCTGCAGGCCCATGTGCTGGCAGGCGGCGCGCGCGTCGCGCTCGCCCCATACATCTACAGCATCGACCAACTACCCCGCACCCACTGCGAGACCTGGCGCCTGACGCAATCGCTCTCGCAAGCTGCGCTGCAAGGCAATGCGCCCCGCCTTCATCTGGGCGAGCTGCCGGAGACCGCCCCGATCCTCGCCGATCCGCGCTTTCTGCTCGCCGCCGTCGCCGTGCCGGCGGGCACGGCGATGTTTCGCTGGCAGGAAGACGGGGGCCATCGCGCCGAGCGCGGCCAGTGTCAGGAAATGTGGGCCCAACAAGGGGGGCCGAATCTGGCCACGCTGCTGCCGGCCTGCGAATTCGAATGCCTGCTGCCCGATGCGTACTATGCGAGTTGCCGCGAGGCCGACGAACGCATCCGTCCGCACACGATTCGCACCGCGCTGCGTTATCTGGAGGATATTCTCTCGCTCACGCCTGCCGAGCTGCGCGCCGTGGTCGCGGGCTTCGGCGAGGAGCGGATCGACGAGTACCGCATCGGCTTTACCACGCGTGGCAGCAACGATGTGATCTACGGCGTGGTATGGCCGCTCTATGGCCGCGAGAGCGGTGAGGCCGAAAACGGCCTGCTCGACGAAGTGCTGAACCTGCTCAAGGAATGCGGCATTACCGATATCCGCAAGCACCCGGGCTGCTTCGATCCGGAATACTGCGACGATTGCGGCGTGCCGCTTTATCCCGATCCGCTTGGCGAGATCGTGCATGCCGAGATGCCCGACGACGCCGAGCCGACGCCGCCGCAATTTCACTGA
- the trmB gene encoding tRNA (guanine(46)-N(7))-methyltransferase TrmB, which translates to MFANSRPVSSEQVGAHERLVTLLERHRRAVFRKPLASYSLSAFDQAMQAWRRAGEPALILDAGCGVGESTLHLATRFPDHFVVGVDQSAHRLQRGKDWWRDPWPENFVWIRADLVDFWRQLALAQVPLTRHYILYPNPWPKLGQLARRWHGHAVFPTVAALGGVLECRSNWSVYVEEFAFALQWLNGRGPAVEAWRPPSPITPFERKYLASGHALHRCVDSGA; encoded by the coding sequence ATGTTTGCAAATTCGCGCCCGGTCAGCAGCGAACAAGTGGGGGCGCACGAGCGGCTTGTCACGCTATTGGAGCGTCATCGGCGCGCGGTGTTCCGCAAACCGCTGGCGTCATACAGCCTGAGCGCATTCGATCAGGCGATGCAGGCATGGCGCCGTGCCGGCGAACCCGCGCTGATCCTCGACGCCGGGTGCGGTGTCGGCGAGAGCACCTTGCATCTGGCGACACGCTTTCCTGATCACTTCGTCGTCGGCGTCGATCAATCGGCGCATCGGCTGCAGCGCGGCAAGGACTGGTGGCGCGACCCCTGGCCAGAAAATTTTGTGTGGATTCGAGCCGATCTGGTGGATTTCTGGCGTCAATTGGCGCTGGCGCAGGTGCCACTGACACGCCACTATATCCTATATCCGAACCCTTGGCCGAAGCTTGGACAACTTGCGCGGCGCTGGCATGGGCATGCGGTATTTCCGACTGTCGCCGCGTTGGGGGGGGTGCTGGAGTGTCGCAGTAACTGGTCGGTGTACGTGGAGGAGTTCGCATTCGCGCTGCAATGGCTGAACGGGCGCGGGCCGGCGGTCGAGGCATGGCGACCGCCGTCACCGATCACGCCATTCGAGCGCAAGTACCTTGCCTCTGGCCACGCACTGCATCGTTGCGTCGACAGCGGCGCGTGA
- a CDS encoding BspC domain-containing protein, whose amino-acid sequence MKQFETERHANPLIADCAAHASFVVSTAPGYDSVVYPPTALDADHAHIEPWQKPFDDRKQRINVSTVVTIDALGHRPSGKEDPIHIRCGYNEGQLMAFTYKAPLPQVEPVHHYRRKPVYHRRYAHHRVVHHRVTKKATHAKTTHRKASTTHTTRRTTSSKHHAPPAHKSGTN is encoded by the coding sequence GTGAAGCAGTTCGAAACCGAACGCCACGCCAACCCGCTGATCGCCGATTGCGCCGCCCACGCCAGCTTCGTGGTGTCGACCGCGCCGGGCTATGACAGCGTGGTCTATCCTCCGACCGCGCTCGACGCCGATCACGCGCACATCGAGCCGTGGCAAAAGCCCTTCGACGATCGCAAGCAACGTATCAATGTGTCGACCGTGGTCACCATCGACGCGCTGGGCCACCGCCCCTCCGGCAAGGAGGATCCGATTCACATTCGCTGCGGCTACAACGAAGGCCAGCTAATGGCGTTCACGTACAAGGCGCCGCTGCCGCAGGTCGAGCCAGTGCACCATTACCGCCGCAAGCCGGTCTACCACCGCCGGTACGCGCATCACCGCGTGGTCCACCATCGGGTCACGAAGAAAGCCACTCACGCCAAAACGACTCACCGAAAGGCGAGCACCACGCACACGACCCGGCGCACCACTTCGAGCAAGCACCATGCGCCGCCCGCTCACAAGTCCGGCACCAACTGA
- a CDS encoding M14 family metallopeptidase, with the protein MTLKISQHFDAGAIEVITCRQADDIHVRIRKDSHAAFAQWFYFRLQGAVGQACRIHFDNAAQCTFAEGWRDYRAVASYDRVNWFRVPTTFDGQVMVIDHCPAHDSVYYAYFEPYSEERHLALVGTAQNSPLVRATDLGSSVDGRDISLLTVGSAGPAKQKIWIIARQHPGETMAEWFVEGMLRRLIGAGDWAGDSVARALLERAVFYVVPNMNPDGAARGNLRTNAAGANLNREWQAPDPVRSPEVWHVREAIHAAGCDMFFDIHGDEALPYVFVAGNEMLPGFTPTQEAAQRSFIEHFKQASPDFQDQYGYAAGKYQEEALKLASKYMSHRFGCLSLTLEMPFKDNANLPDARVGWSGARSAALGAAMLEAICRQVMAVRD; encoded by the coding sequence ATGACACTGAAAATCAGCCAGCACTTCGACGCGGGTGCGATCGAGGTCATTACATGCCGGCAAGCCGACGATATCCACGTGCGCATTCGCAAGGACTCGCACGCGGCGTTTGCCCAATGGTTCTATTTCCGCCTGCAGGGGGCTGTCGGCCAGGCCTGTCGCATTCACTTCGATAACGCCGCACAGTGCACCTTTGCGGAGGGTTGGCGCGATTATCGGGCAGTCGCGTCATACGATCGGGTCAATTGGTTTCGGGTGCCGACGACGTTCGATGGCCAGGTGATGGTGATCGACCATTGCCCGGCGCACGATAGCGTGTATTACGCCTATTTCGAGCCGTACAGCGAGGAGCGTCATTTGGCGCTGGTCGGTACCGCACAGAATTCTCCGCTGGTGCGGGCGACCGATCTCGGCAGTTCGGTCGACGGCCGGGATATCAGTCTGCTGACGGTCGGCTCGGCCGGTCCGGCGAAGCAGAAAATCTGGATCATTGCACGCCAGCATCCGGGCGAGACGATGGCCGAATGGTTCGTCGAGGGCATGTTGCGCCGCCTGATCGGCGCCGGCGACTGGGCGGGTGATTCGGTGGCGCGAGCACTGCTCGAGCGCGCGGTGTTTTACGTGGTTCCGAATATGAACCCAGACGGCGCGGCGCGGGGCAATCTGCGGACCAATGCCGCTGGCGCCAATCTCAATCGCGAGTGGCAGGCTCCCGACCCGGTGCGCAGCCCCGAAGTGTGGCATGTGCGTGAGGCGATCCACGCAGCCGGCTGCGATATGTTCTTCGATATCCACGGCGACGAGGCGTTGCCCTATGTCTTCGTCGCCGGCAACGAAATGCTGCCTGGATTTACGCCGACGCAGGAAGCGGCGCAGCGATCGTTCATCGAGCACTTCAAGCAGGCCAGCCCGGATTTTCAGGATCAGTACGGTTACGCAGCAGGCAAATACCAGGAAGAGGCGCTCAAGCTGGCCTCCAAATATATGTCGCACCGATTCGGTTGCCTCTCGCTGACGCTGGAAATGCCGTTCAAGGACAACGCCAATCTGCCTGATGCGCGGGTCGGCTGGAGCGGCGCGCGCAGCGCCGCGCTCGGCGCTGCGATGCTCGAGGCGATTTGCCGTCAGGTCATGGCCGTGCGGGATTGA
- the yaaA gene encoding peroxide stress protein YaaA translates to MIIVLSPAKSLDYDTPPHTDRYTLPQFIPQAQKLIDTLRPLAPAQVATLMSISDPLAALNVQRYADWSPQFSPQNAKQAILAFNGDVYEGLDAKSMTDKQIEFAQRHVRILSGLYGLLRPLDLLQPYRLEMGTRLHNDKGRDLYAYWGEQITQALNAQLAEEPLKSRVLVNLASEEYFKSVKRRLVQAPIVTPVFEDWKNGKYKIISFYAKRARGLMARYAIKHGVRDVQRLKQFDSEGYTFAEDVSSDAIWVFRRKLA, encoded by the coding sequence ATGATAATCGTTCTATCGCCGGCCAAGTCGCTCGATTACGACACGCCGCCTCACACCGACCGCTACACCCTGCCGCAATTCATCCCGCAGGCGCAGAAACTGATCGATACGCTGCGTCCGCTCGCGCCGGCTCAAGTGGCGACATTGATGAGCATTTCGGATCCGCTGGCGGCCCTCAACGTCCAGCGTTACGCCGACTGGTCGCCGCAATTCAGTCCGCAAAACGCCAAGCAGGCGATCCTGGCGTTCAATGGCGACGTGTATGAGGGGCTCGATGCGAAGTCGATGACGGACAAGCAGATCGAGTTCGCACAGCGCCACGTTCGAATCCTGTCCGGACTGTATGGCCTGTTGCGCCCGCTCGATTTGCTGCAGCCTTATCGCCTGGAAATGGGCACGCGCCTGCACAATGACAAAGGCCGCGACCTGTATGCGTACTGGGGCGAACAGATCACTCAGGCGCTCAACGCGCAACTGGCCGAGGAGCCGCTCAAAAGCCGCGTGCTGGTGAATCTGGCGTCGGAAGAATACTTCAAATCCGTCAAGCGCCGCCTGGTGCAGGCACCGATCGTTACGCCGGTATTCGAGGATTGGAAGAATGGCAAATACAAGATCATCAGCTTCTACGCCAAGCGCGCGCGCGGCTTGATGGCGCGCTATGCGATCAAGCATGGGGTGCGCGACGTGCAGCGCCTGAAGCAGTTCGACAGCGAGGGGTACACTTTCGCCGAAGACGTTTCATCCGACGCGATCTGGGTATTTCGTCGTAAGCTGGCGTAA
- a CDS encoding putative toxin-antitoxin system toxin component, PIN family: MSRLREYAQALPKPARCVIDSNVWIDILVFDDQDSRAIRDALLDGALDAIISPPCRAELEHVLAYPQFAARTVDIAQALAWVDRHTRRLDGPADGAALRALPQCRDPDDQKFLELARDGAAHWLISKDKALLRLKPRIARDFGFQIVTAATFSRLGALPAPPGMPE; this comes from the coding sequence ATGTCGCGCCTGCGAGAATACGCCCAGGCCCTGCCCAAGCCGGCACGGTGCGTGATCGACTCGAATGTCTGGATCGATATTCTCGTGTTCGACGACCAGGACAGTCGCGCGATCCGCGACGCTTTGCTGGATGGGGCGCTCGACGCGATCATCAGCCCGCCCTGCCGCGCTGAACTCGAGCATGTGCTCGCCTACCCGCAATTCGCCGCACGCACGGTCGACATCGCGCAGGCGCTCGCCTGGGTCGACCGTCACACGCGACGGCTCGACGGCCCCGCCGATGGCGCGGCACTCCGCGCCCTGCCGCAGTGCCGCGATCCGGACGATCAGAAATTCCTCGAACTGGCCCGCGACGGCGCGGCCCACTGGTTGATCAGCAAAGACAAGGCACTGCTCAGACTCAAGCCGCGCATTGCCCGCGACTTCGGTTTCCAGATCGTGACCGCGGCAACTTTCTCGCGGCTCGGAGCGCTGCCCGCGCCGCCGGGCATGCCAGAGTAA
- a CDS encoding pyridoxal phosphate-dependent aminotransferase has protein sequence MNAALDLPQIASRLPNVGTTIFTVMSALATERGAVNLGQGFPDFDCDSRILDAVADAMRQGHNQYPPMAGVPALRQAIAAKIQALYGTQLDWGEEITITAGATQALLTAILCCVHPGDEVIVFEPTYDSYVPSIELAGGKPVFITLEAPEYRIPFDRLAAAITPRTRLILLNTPHNPSGTVWHAGDMQQLAELVRDTDILLLSDEVYEHMVYDGQRHESVLRHPELARRSFVVSSFGKTYHVTGWKVGYVAAPAPLSAEFRKVHQFNVFTVNTPMQHGLARYMEDPAPYLDLPAFYQRKRDLFRAGLANTRFKLLPCEGTYFQCVDYSAISDQTEAEFAAWLTTEIGVAAIPVSAFYHAPHESGVVRFCFAKQDATLEQALTRLARI, from the coding sequence ATGAACGCCGCCCTCGACCTGCCTCAGATTGCTTCGCGCCTGCCCAATGTGGGTACCACGATCTTCACTGTCATGTCGGCATTGGCGACGGAACGGGGAGCGGTCAATCTGGGACAGGGGTTCCCCGACTTCGACTGCGACAGCCGCATTCTGGACGCAGTCGCAGACGCCATGCGACAGGGCCATAATCAATATCCGCCGATGGCGGGGGTGCCCGCCCTGCGTCAAGCCATCGCCGCCAAGATTCAGGCCCTGTATGGCACGCAGCTCGATTGGGGAGAAGAAATCACTATCACGGCCGGCGCCACGCAGGCGCTGCTCACGGCGATTCTTTGCTGCGTGCACCCCGGCGACGAGGTGATCGTTTTCGAACCTACCTATGACAGCTACGTCCCGTCGATCGAACTCGCCGGCGGCAAGCCGGTTTTCATCACGCTGGAGGCGCCCGAATACCGCATTCCGTTCGATCGCCTGGCCGCGGCCATCACGCCGCGCACGCGACTCATTTTGCTCAATACGCCGCATAACCCGAGCGGTACCGTCTGGCATGCCGGCGACATGCAGCAACTCGCCGAGCTGGTGCGCGACACCGATATCCTGCTGTTGTCCGACGAAGTCTACGAACACATGGTCTACGACGGGCAACGCCATGAGAGCGTGTTGCGCCACCCCGAGCTGGCCCGGCGCAGCTTCGTCGTGTCGAGCTTCGGCAAGACCTACCACGTGACCGGCTGGAAAGTCGGTTACGTCGCGGCACCGGCGCCGTTGAGCGCCGAATTCCGCAAAGTCCATCAGTTCAACGTATTTACCGTGAACACGCCGATGCAGCACGGGTTGGCGCGTTACATGGAAGATCCCGCCCCGTACCTCGACCTGCCGGCTTTTTATCAGAGAAAGCGGGATCTGTTTCGCGCCGGCCTGGCCAACACGCGCTTCAAGCTGCTGCCATGCGAAGGCACTTATTTTCAGTGCGTGGACTACAGCGCGATCAGCGATCAGACCGAGGCCGAATTCGCCGCATGGCTGACGACCGAAATCGGCGTCGCCGCCATCCCGGTGTCGGCGTTCTATCATGCGCCGCACGAATCCGGCGTGGTCCGGTTTTGTTTCGCCAAGCAGGACGCCACGCTCGAGCAGGCGCTGACCCGGCTCGCCAGGATCTAG